Proteins encoded by one window of Electrophorus electricus isolate fEleEle1 chromosome 17, fEleEle1.pri, whole genome shotgun sequence:
- the LOC113590171 gene encoding uncharacterized protein LOC113590171: MQRSVKIYCFLVFILSKGIECSATYNNGTKSNQTSDTSSPMPNLNSITIKPKPSATTEEKTETRSMSYVTKTTTTQATIELLPFLFLKSSEVMPVTLSLVALCIFLVVISILLACKVCHLKSSRDYQVRSNTNMNFTEASPSASEECFSADGEFSETCVMMSETGASHDTEDKGRVPEEEAGVTAGEVNGQTLPEPVAEEATHTTETAPPQDTPEERDATEAE; the protein is encoded by the exons ATGCAGAG ATCTGTGAAAATATACTGTTTCCTGGTCTTCATTTTGTCTAAGGGTATAGAGTGCAGCGCAACGTACAATAATGGAACTAAAAGTAACCAGACTTCAGATACGTCGTCTCCAATGCCAAATTTGAATTCGATCACCATAAAACCAAAGCCCAGTGCtacaacagaagaaaaaacagaaacacgATCTATGTCTTATGTCACCAAAACTACCACAACACAAGCCACGATAGAACTGTTGccctttctgtttttaaagtcaTCAGAAGTGATGCCTGTTACTCTGTCCCTCGTTGCGTTGTGTATTTTCCTCGTTGTAATCAGCATCCTACTGGCCTGTAAGGTGTGCCATCTAAAGTCCTCCAGAGATTACCAGGTCAGGAGCAACACTAACATGAACTTCACTGAGGCATCCCCCTCCGCCAGCGAAGAGTGTTTCTCTGCGGATGGCGAGTTTTCTGAGACGTGTGTCATGATGAGCGAGACGGGCGCGTCTCATGATACAGAGGACAAAGGCAGAGTCCCTGAGGAGGAGGCAGGAGTCACTGCTGGGGAGGTTAACGGCCAGACTCTCCCTGAACCGGTCGCGGAGGAGGCCACGCACACCACCGAGACAGCGCCCCCACAAGACACGCCCGAGGAGCGCGACGCTACAGAGGCCGAGTAA
- the LOC113590170 gene encoding oligodendrocyte-myelin glycoprotein-like isoform X1, with protein sequence MKRRCALKMRDCIPLSCLLLFLGGGIDAACPPACSCSDSHREVDCSSRSLRRLPAGLELKVHTLNLSCNRLSNLDHSLAPYTHLRTLDLSHNHLGHLPASLPRSLWELRASGNRIQFLEKNDTAYQWNLRELDLSHNRLERAVFINNTLPGLQALNLSHNHFWTVPTNMPPSLEVLDLSHNSLLQVLPGSLDRLASLARFYLHANRFSAVREGAFDGLDSLRLITLGDNQWMCKDPHSVGYLQAWVTRTPARVLGCPCHIRFTCGEAHLTRTGGWHFASYTLPPLLLPEKALTDTRHPGETPRTAGKPQEDGPSAPDMDTPTDVAFTVEEVVTSSTRRTTTLRTRSVKRASHGLGRNTSRGLVPWATLAICLNILLLIANDLLNY encoded by the exons ATGAAGAGAAG GTGTGCACTGAAGATGCGTGACTGTATTCCACTGTCCtgcctgctgctgtttctgggAGGGGGTATCGACGCAGCCTGCCCCCCTGCATGTTCCTGCAGCGACAGCCACAGAGAGGTGGACTGCTCGTCGAGGTCCCTGAGGCGCCTGCCTGCCGGCCTGGAGCTCAAGGTCCACACCCTCAACCTGTCCTGCAACCGCCTGTCCAACCTGGACCACAGCCTGGCCCCTTACACCCACCTGCGCACCCTGGACCTCTCACATAACCACCTAGGGCACCTGCCCGCGTCACTACCGCGTTCGTTGTGGGAGCTCCGCGCGTCGGGCAACCGGATTCAGTTCCTGGAGAAAAACGACACGGCCTACCAATGGAACCTGCGAGAGCTGGACCTGTCGCACAACCGCCTGGAGCGGGCGGTGTTCATTAACAATACGCTGCCGGGTCTGCAGGCCCTCAACCTCAGTCACAACCACTTCTGGACCGTGCCCACCAACATGCCCCCCAGCCTGGAGGTGCTGGACCTATCCCACAACTCCCTGCTGCAAGTGCTGCCCGGCTCACTGGACCGGCTGGCCAGCCTGGCACGCTTCTACCTGCATGCCAACCGCTTCTCGGCGGTGAGAGAGGGTGCGTTTGATGGGCTCGACAGTCTGAGGCTCATCACGCTGGGTGACAACCAGTGGATGTGCAAGGACCCACACAGTGTGGGTTACCTGCAGGCGTGGGTCACTCGCACGCCCGCCCGCGTTCTCGGGTGCCCGTGCCACATCAGGTTCACCTGTGGGGAGGCCCACCTGACGCGTACGGGCGGCTGGCACTTTGCCAGTTACACACTGCCCCCACTTCTCCTGCCCGAAAAGGCGCTCACTGACACCCGTCACCCAGGGGAGACTCCGAGAACCGCAGGCAAGCCGCAAGAGGACGGCCCCTCTGCGCCAGACATGGACACGCCTACAGACGTGGCGTTCACCGTGGAAGAAGTCGTCACCTCGAGCACGCGAAGGACGACCACGCTTCGCACCAGGAGCGTTAAGAGAGCCAGCCACGGGCTTGGAAGAAATACAAGCAGAGGACTTGTACCCTGGGCTACTTTAGCAATATGTCTAAACATACTCCTGCTAATTGCTAATGACCTTCTCAACTACTGA
- the LOC113590170 gene encoding oligodendrocyte-myelin glycoprotein-like isoform X2: MRDCIPLSCLLLFLGGGIDAACPPACSCSDSHREVDCSSRSLRRLPAGLELKVHTLNLSCNRLSNLDHSLAPYTHLRTLDLSHNHLGHLPASLPRSLWELRASGNRIQFLEKNDTAYQWNLRELDLSHNRLERAVFINNTLPGLQALNLSHNHFWTVPTNMPPSLEVLDLSHNSLLQVLPGSLDRLASLARFYLHANRFSAVREGAFDGLDSLRLITLGDNQWMCKDPHSVGYLQAWVTRTPARVLGCPCHIRFTCGEAHLTRTGGWHFASYTLPPLLLPEKALTDTRHPGETPRTAGKPQEDGPSAPDMDTPTDVAFTVEEVVTSSTRRTTTLRTRSVKRASHGLGRNTSRGLVPWATLAICLNILLLIANDLLNY; this comes from the coding sequence ATGCGTGACTGTATTCCACTGTCCtgcctgctgctgtttctgggAGGGGGTATCGACGCAGCCTGCCCCCCTGCATGTTCCTGCAGCGACAGCCACAGAGAGGTGGACTGCTCGTCGAGGTCCCTGAGGCGCCTGCCTGCCGGCCTGGAGCTCAAGGTCCACACCCTCAACCTGTCCTGCAACCGCCTGTCCAACCTGGACCACAGCCTGGCCCCTTACACCCACCTGCGCACCCTGGACCTCTCACATAACCACCTAGGGCACCTGCCCGCGTCACTACCGCGTTCGTTGTGGGAGCTCCGCGCGTCGGGCAACCGGATTCAGTTCCTGGAGAAAAACGACACGGCCTACCAATGGAACCTGCGAGAGCTGGACCTGTCGCACAACCGCCTGGAGCGGGCGGTGTTCATTAACAATACGCTGCCGGGTCTGCAGGCCCTCAACCTCAGTCACAACCACTTCTGGACCGTGCCCACCAACATGCCCCCCAGCCTGGAGGTGCTGGACCTATCCCACAACTCCCTGCTGCAAGTGCTGCCCGGCTCACTGGACCGGCTGGCCAGCCTGGCACGCTTCTACCTGCATGCCAACCGCTTCTCGGCGGTGAGAGAGGGTGCGTTTGATGGGCTCGACAGTCTGAGGCTCATCACGCTGGGTGACAACCAGTGGATGTGCAAGGACCCACACAGTGTGGGTTACCTGCAGGCGTGGGTCACTCGCACGCCCGCCCGCGTTCTCGGGTGCCCGTGCCACATCAGGTTCACCTGTGGGGAGGCCCACCTGACGCGTACGGGCGGCTGGCACTTTGCCAGTTACACACTGCCCCCACTTCTCCTGCCCGAAAAGGCGCTCACTGACACCCGTCACCCAGGGGAGACTCCGAGAACCGCAGGCAAGCCGCAAGAGGACGGCCCCTCTGCGCCAGACATGGACACGCCTACAGACGTGGCGTTCACCGTGGAAGAAGTCGTCACCTCGAGCACGCGAAGGACGACCACGCTTCGCACCAGGAGCGTTAAGAGAGCCAGCCACGGGCTTGGAAGAAATACAAGCAGAGGACTTGTACCCTGGGCTACTTTAGCAATATGTCTAAACATACTCCTGCTAATTGCTAATGACCTTCTCAACTACTGA
- the LOC118242872 gene encoding putative protein TPRXL — MSLRFLMVLIVTCSYLTVQTIAESNMSLPTSIPTSNITTPTSSNTSTATSTSDPKPSNTSTAASTSDPKPSNTSTAASTSDPKPSNTSTAASTSSPKPSNTSTATSTSDPKPSNTSTAASTSDPKPSNTSTAASTSDPKPSSSSTAASTSDPKPSNTSTAASTSDPKPSNTSTAASTSDPKPSNTSTAASTSDPKPSNTSTAASTSDPKPSNTSTAASTSDPKPSNTSTAASTSGQKSSSSSTAASTSGQKSSSSSTATLTSSPKSSNTSTTTAASTSMLKNSACGTTSNSSPSTIATSPSIATFSSTGTFLSFSVGLVLSLTQLTG, encoded by the coding sequence ATGAGTCTCCGATTTCTAATGGTTTTGATTGTAACGTGCAGTTATCTGACGGTTCAGACTATCGCTGAGTCCAACATGTCCCTGCCCACTTCAATCCCCACATCCAACATAACCACACCCACTTCAAGTAACACCAGCACAGCCACGTCAACGTCCGACCCCAAACCcagcaacaccagcacagcCGCGTCAACGTCCGACCCCAAACCCAGCAATACCAGCACAGCCGCGTCAACGTCCGACCCCAAACCcagcaacaccagcacagcCGCGTCAACGTCCAGCCCCAAACCcagcaacaccagcacagcCACGTCAACGTCCGACCCCAAACCcagcaacaccagcacagcCGCGTCAACGTCCGACCCCAAACCcagcaacaccagcacagcCGCGTCAACGTCCGACCCCAAAcccagcagctccagcacagCCGCGTCAACGTCCGACCCCAAACCcagcaacaccagcacagcCGCGTCAACGTCCGACCCCAAACCcagcaacaccagcacagcCGCGTCAACGTCCGACCCCAAACCcagcaacaccagcacagcCGCGTCAACGTCCGACCCCAAACCcagcaacaccagcacagcCGCGTCAACGTCCGACCCCAAACCcagcaacaccagcacagcCGCGTCAACGTCCGACCCCAAACCcagcaacaccagcacagcCGCGTCAACGTCCGGCCAAAAatccagcagctccagcacagCCGCATCAACATCCGGCCAAAAatccagcagctccagcacagCCACGTTAACGTCCAGCCCCAAATCCAGCAACACCAGCACAACCACGGCTGCTTCGACCTCCATGCTGAAGAACTCCGCCTGTGGCACCACAAGCAATTCCTCTCCGAGCACCATAGCAACCTCACCCTCTATCGCTACCTTCTCCTCCACTGGCACTTTCCTGTCCTTCTCTGTGGGTCTGGTGCTCTCCTTAACACAGCTGACCGGGTAA